The region TCCCGTTTTTTACTATCATAGTAAGCCACTTCTCAATCTTACGGATTTTCTGATGCCTCGCTCACCTGCTCACGCTACTGTCTCTGTATCCACGAAAAAGTCAGGAGAAATTATGCTCCGCTATTGGCTGTTTCTGTTAGCTGCCATCGTCAGCGAAATTGCCGGAACTACGTCACTAAAAGCTTTTGACACCATTCATTCCGGCGAAGTCGGCATGCTTGCTACCAGCGTATTTATTGCGCTGTCATATTATCTATTATCAAAAGCTGTGCTGCGCATTCCCTTAGGCGTCGCATACACTTGCTGGGAAGGTGTAGGGCTGGCACTTGTAGCTACATCAAGCTATTTACTGTTTGATGAGCCAATGCCACCTGTAAAA is a window of Halodesulfovibrio sp. DNA encoding:
- a CDS encoding multidrug efflux SMR transporter, producing MLRYWLFLLAAIVSEIAGTTSLKAFDTIHSGEVGMLATSVFIALSYYLLSKAVLRIPLGVAYTCWEGVGLALVATSSYLLFDEPMPPVKLLGIACVICGLLWLHHEMRHSDG